One window of the Populus nigra chromosome 4, ddPopNigr1.1, whole genome shotgun sequence genome contains the following:
- the LOC133690549 gene encoding autophagy-related protein 8f-like: MTKSSFKQEHDFEKRRAEAARIREKYPDRIPVIVEKAERSDIPNIDKKKYLVPADLTVGQFVYVIRKRIKLSAEKAIFIFVDNVLPPTGAIMSTIYDENKDEDGFLYVTYSGENTFGCHELP, translated from the exons atgactaaGAGCAGCTTCaagcaagagcatgattttg AGAAGAGGAGAGCTGAAGCTGCGAGAATCAGGGAGAAATACCCAGACAGAATTccg GTAATTGTGGAGAAGGCTGAGAGAAGTGATATTCCCAAtattgacaagaaaaa ATATCTAGTTCCTGCTGACCTGACTGTGGGTCAATTTGTTTATGTGATCCGGAAGAGAATTAAACTGAGTGCAGAAAAggcaatttttatatttgtggaCAATGTTCTCCCACCAACTG GAGCAATAATGTCCACAATCTATGATGAAAACAAGGATGAAGATGGATTTCTCTATGTTACATACAGTGGGGAAAACACATTTGGGTGTCATGAGTTGCCATAG